In the genome of Spea bombifrons isolate aSpeBom1 chromosome 11, aSpeBom1.2.pri, whole genome shotgun sequence, one region contains:
- the LOC128469432 gene encoding uncharacterized protein LOC128469432 isoform X1: protein MEILLGQEGLPDAISEKNSAGLFKAPFENKGESDEIADFLDADNHTVQGNQCKGVQVTEWEGADDIIGKKQQEQESSLEYPMATESHVDITAVLLPSGGIQSHPHANRKTITETQSIQHVKRDSPAELNEVKSDQSQLNLCPKINLRGKNNCTVPFNFGTQSQAPYTTDALDEKTICVTLDDNHVDIKTLSDAPPRDIPHDSIQANTESEIGLNQSTGLTKYKCEINYLVEPDNQFEETSTASDYCKLQSLTEKTETSELCFKSQNSQGSHKTEDSDPVEEESKYSTINEDMPSKQLNQDILSESTRFDKLVNEKFEEEGENSSLPIIGIDSPPATALDTSEAFQHLHTVSLDLDEDLHACLRQIDKHEPCITSVQRDTEQTQKLGSSESPIDVHSLNLTTVGNLPNVEGPELFQTTMQFNTLNQPIEAHIQEPLNPAIRKVVHTHEDPQQLIKASTQKNDHTSGELIIGKECQKQFGESIQAHTSDPITVDQMRQRHDGPENIQEPTDGQLVNQTIVYLSICLDEHEPFSPLIQKFDDTADGPIINEKWQKPSKISIEKMDHACEDLNCNMERQSILDQTARQIAVFRHDDPECQASKEIFAFDDQAVHNAPKTACHTALAGTLGGNYEVDFESSEETDISSTKNTGQQDSLSTTNTINIHGDVTSTTEEKNKAWATCDKDVFNTDQVRIDMELSEMENRSPSNEELESTKSGKESIIESEQVRVEGRSLSHMEPSAITFPPSNENTSDLSFPGTNDTHEVVVKTSVSDSYGKLIKENSDSLLHECRRIYLETDGQGFNLLDSGIVLSKKKDIEGGHAFVTLRNGKELGMKTLESNLFLYYQHGIHFYTTKELNDTWFYVKDRITREEMIMKKIPITIHWVKMLHNFLFLPYHPLNLVPYAVIYDRNGFILFLMQHRHVLAVGEPPPSYCVQTSDLVTSISHYLKYCKKHGLFPANIEQNILYTEEGAFFDPSSLCNVEDSGTFEKTVRAVFKLLLRAEQQEHPDLERLVEETDWLNESWPTDVSYSSYAGPVPFSFPR, encoded by the exons GTCTTCCTGATGCAATCTCAGAGAAGAATAGCGCTGGATTATTTAA agCTCCCTTTGAGAATAAAGGAGAAAGTGATGAGATTGCTGACTTTCTGGATGCAGACAATCATACCGTGCAAGGAAACCAATGCAAAGGTGTACAAGTCACAGAATGGGAAGGTGCAGATGACATTATTGGGAAGAAGCAGCAGGAACAAGAGAGTTCTTTGGAATATCCCATGGCCACTGAGTCTCATGTCGATATTACAGCAGTATTGTTGCCATCTGGTGGAATTCAAAGTCATCCTCATGCTAACAGAAAAACAATCACAGAAACTCAATCCATCCAGCACGTCAAACGCGATTCTCCGGCAGAACTCAACGAAGTCAAGTCCGACCAATCTCAACTTAATCTCTGTCCAAAAATAAATCTACGCGGCAAAAATAATTGCACTGTGCCATTTAACTTTGGGACACAGTCACAGGCTCCATATACTACTGATGCCCTCgatgaaaaaacaatatgtgttactcTGGATGACAATCATGTTGATATAAAGACTTTGTCCGATGCACCACCAAGGGATATCCCCCATGACTCTATTCAAGCTAATACTGAATCAGAGATTGGCTTGAACCAAAGTACTGGACTTACAAAGtacaaatgtgaaataaattatCTGGTGGAACCTGATAACCAGTTTGAAGAAACCTCCACAGCATCAGACTACTGTAAACTCCAAAGCCTTACGGAAAAAACTGAAACTTCAGAACTTTGTTTCAAATCACAGAACTCACAGGGCTCACACAAAACAGAAGATTCTGACCCGGTGGAAGAAGAGTCAAAATATTCAACAATAAATGAGGACATGCCAAGCAAACAATTGAATCAGGACATTTTGAGTGAAAGCACCCGATTTGACAAACTAGTGAATGAGAAGTttgaagaagaaggagaaaataGCTCACTACCAATAATAGGAATAGATAGCCCACCAGCCACAGCATTGGATACATCAGAAGCTTTTCAGCATTTACATACGGTTAGCCTGGATCTAGATGAGGATCTACACGCGTGTTTGCGTCAAATAGATAAACATGAACCATGTATAACATCCGTGCAGAGAGACACAGAGCAGACACAGAAACTGGGTAGTTCCGAATCACCTATTGACGTGCATTCATTGAATCTAACAACTGTTGGTAATTTACCCAATGTTGAGGGTCCAGAGTTGTTCCAAACAACCATGCAATTCAATACACTAAATCAGCCCATAGAGGCTCACATACAAGAACCATTGAACCCTGCAATACGAAAAGTGGTTCACACCCATGAGGATCCACAGCAATTAATCAAAGCAtctacacaaaaaaatgatcatACATCTGGGGAACTGATAATTGGCAAAGAATGTCAAAAACAATTTGGAGAGTCCATTCAAGCACACACATCGGATCCAATTACAGTTGATCAGATGCGTCAACGTCATGATGGTCCAGAAAATATTCAGGAGCCTACGGATGGACAGCTAGTAAATCAAACCATTGTATACCTTAGCATTTGTCTGGATGAACATGAACCATTCAGCCCACTGATACAAAAGTTTGATGACACCGCTGATGGTCCAATAATCAATGAGAAGTGGCAGAAACCATCTAAAATATCCATAGAGAAAATGGATCATGCCTGTGAGGATCTGAACTGTAATATGGAGAGGCAGAGCATTTTGGATCAGACAGCTAGGCAGATAGCGGTATTCAGGCATGATGATCCAGAATGTCAAGCATCCAAAGAAATCTTTGCGTTTGATGATCAGGCAGTCCATAACGCACCAAAAACAGCCTGTCACACAGCTTTGGCGGGGACACTGGGTGGTAACTATGAAGTAGACTTTGAATCTTCTGAAGAAACAGACATTTCTTCAACTAAAAATACAGGACAACAAGACAGTCTAAGCAccactaacacaataaatatcCATGGTGACGTTACATCTACAACAGAGGAAAAGAACAAAGCATGGGCTACCTGTGACAAGGATGTGTTTAATACGGATCAAGTTAGGATAGATATGGAGCTGTCAGAAATGGAGAACCGATCTCCAAGTAATGAGGAACTGGAGTCTACCAAAAGTGGAAAAGAATCAATTATAGAATCAGAACAGGTACGTGTTGAAGGAAGAAGCCTCAGTCATATGGAGCCATCAGCCATCACCTTTCCACCATCCAACGAGAACACATCCGACTTGAGCTTTCCAGGAACAAATGACACTCATGAGGTGGTTGTCAAGACATCTGTTTCAGATTCATATGGAAAACTGATAAAAGAAAACAGCGATTCTTTGTTACACGAGTGCAGGAGAATATACCTGGAAACTGATGGCCAGGGATTCAACCTGTTGGATTCAGGGATTGTGTTATCCAAGAAAAAAGACATTGAAGGAGGCCATGCTTTTGTTACATTG AGGAATGGAAAAGAACTTGGAATGAAGACTCTCGAGTCCAACCTGTTCCTCTATTATCAACACggaatacatttttacacaacTAAGGAACTTAACGACACCTGGTTTTACGTAAAAGACAGAATAACCCGAGAAGAAATGATAAtgaaaaag ATTCCTATAACCATTCATTGGGTGAAAATGCTGCATAATTTCTTGTTCCTCCCCTATCACCCCCTGAACCTGGTTCCATATGCTGTGATATATGACAGGAACGGCTTCATACTGTTTCTCATGCAGCACAGACATGTGCTAG CTGTGGGAGAACCACCACCATCTTATTGCGTCCAAACGTCTGATCTAGTGACGAGTATTTCCCACTACCTGAAATACTGTAAGAAACACGGCCTGTTTCCTGCAAATATCGAGCAAAATATATTGTACACGGAAGAG GGAGCTTTCTTTGATCCCAGCAGTCTTTGTAATGTTGAAGATTCCGGAACATTTGAAAAAACTGTTAGAGCCGTTTTCAAACTTCTCCTGCGCGCTGAACAGCAG GAACACCCTGATTTGGAACGTCTAGTAGAAGAGACAGATTGGTTGAATGAGAGTTGGCCAACAGACGTCTCCTATTCATCGTACGCAGGTCCAGTCCCCTTCTCATTTCCCAGATGA
- the LOC128469432 gene encoding uncharacterized protein LOC128469432 isoform X2 has translation MEILLGQEGLPDAISEKNSAGLFKAPFENKGESDEIADFLDADNHTVQGNQCKGVQVTEWEGADDIIGKKQQEQESSLEYPMATESHVDITAVLLPSGGIQSHPHANRKTITETQSIQHVKRDSPAELNEVKSDQSQLNLCPKINLRGKNNCTVPFNFGTQSQAPYTTDALDEKTICVTLDDNHVDIKTLSDAPPRDIPHDSIQANTESEIGLNQSTGLTKYKCEINYLVEPDNQFEETSTASDYCKLQSLTEKTETSELCFKSQNSQGSHKTEDSDPVEEESKYSTINEDMPSKQLNQDILSESTRFDKLVNEKFEEEGENSSLPIIGIDSPPATALDTSEAFQHLHTVSLDLDEDLHACLRQIDKHEPCITSVQRDTEQTQKLGSSESPIDVHSLNLTTVGNLPNVEGPELFQTTMQFNTLNQPIEAHIQEPLNPAIRKVVHTHEDPQQLIKASTQKNDHTSGELIIGKECQKQFGESIQAHTSDPITVDQMRQRHDGPENIQEPTDGQLVNQTIVYLSICLDEHEPFSPLIQKFDDTADGPIINEKWQKPSKISIEKMDHACEDLNCNMERQSILDQTARQIAVFRHDDPECQASKEIFAFDDQAVHNAPKTACHTALAGTLGGNYEVDFESSEETDISSTKNTGQQDSLSTTNTINIHGDVTSTTEEKNKAWATCDKDVFNTDQVRIDMELSEMENRSPSNEELESTKSGKESIIESEQVRVEGRSLSHMEPSAITFPPSNENTSDLSFPGTNDTHEVVVKTSVSDSYGKLIKENSDSLLHECRRIYLETDGQGFNLLDSGIVLSKKKDIEGGHAFVTLRNGKELGMKTLESNLFLYYQHGIHFYTTKELNDTWFYVKDRITREEMIMKKIPITIHWVKMLHNFLFLPYHPLNLVPYAVIYDRNGFILFLMQHRHVLVAVNVLNNWHLNL, from the exons GTCTTCCTGATGCAATCTCAGAGAAGAATAGCGCTGGATTATTTAA agCTCCCTTTGAGAATAAAGGAGAAAGTGATGAGATTGCTGACTTTCTGGATGCAGACAATCATACCGTGCAAGGAAACCAATGCAAAGGTGTACAAGTCACAGAATGGGAAGGTGCAGATGACATTATTGGGAAGAAGCAGCAGGAACAAGAGAGTTCTTTGGAATATCCCATGGCCACTGAGTCTCATGTCGATATTACAGCAGTATTGTTGCCATCTGGTGGAATTCAAAGTCATCCTCATGCTAACAGAAAAACAATCACAGAAACTCAATCCATCCAGCACGTCAAACGCGATTCTCCGGCAGAACTCAACGAAGTCAAGTCCGACCAATCTCAACTTAATCTCTGTCCAAAAATAAATCTACGCGGCAAAAATAATTGCACTGTGCCATTTAACTTTGGGACACAGTCACAGGCTCCATATACTACTGATGCCCTCgatgaaaaaacaatatgtgttactcTGGATGACAATCATGTTGATATAAAGACTTTGTCCGATGCACCACCAAGGGATATCCCCCATGACTCTATTCAAGCTAATACTGAATCAGAGATTGGCTTGAACCAAAGTACTGGACTTACAAAGtacaaatgtgaaataaattatCTGGTGGAACCTGATAACCAGTTTGAAGAAACCTCCACAGCATCAGACTACTGTAAACTCCAAAGCCTTACGGAAAAAACTGAAACTTCAGAACTTTGTTTCAAATCACAGAACTCACAGGGCTCACACAAAACAGAAGATTCTGACCCGGTGGAAGAAGAGTCAAAATATTCAACAATAAATGAGGACATGCCAAGCAAACAATTGAATCAGGACATTTTGAGTGAAAGCACCCGATTTGACAAACTAGTGAATGAGAAGTttgaagaagaaggagaaaataGCTCACTACCAATAATAGGAATAGATAGCCCACCAGCCACAGCATTGGATACATCAGAAGCTTTTCAGCATTTACATACGGTTAGCCTGGATCTAGATGAGGATCTACACGCGTGTTTGCGTCAAATAGATAAACATGAACCATGTATAACATCCGTGCAGAGAGACACAGAGCAGACACAGAAACTGGGTAGTTCCGAATCACCTATTGACGTGCATTCATTGAATCTAACAACTGTTGGTAATTTACCCAATGTTGAGGGTCCAGAGTTGTTCCAAACAACCATGCAATTCAATACACTAAATCAGCCCATAGAGGCTCACATACAAGAACCATTGAACCCTGCAATACGAAAAGTGGTTCACACCCATGAGGATCCACAGCAATTAATCAAAGCAtctacacaaaaaaatgatcatACATCTGGGGAACTGATAATTGGCAAAGAATGTCAAAAACAATTTGGAGAGTCCATTCAAGCACACACATCGGATCCAATTACAGTTGATCAGATGCGTCAACGTCATGATGGTCCAGAAAATATTCAGGAGCCTACGGATGGACAGCTAGTAAATCAAACCATTGTATACCTTAGCATTTGTCTGGATGAACATGAACCATTCAGCCCACTGATACAAAAGTTTGATGACACCGCTGATGGTCCAATAATCAATGAGAAGTGGCAGAAACCATCTAAAATATCCATAGAGAAAATGGATCATGCCTGTGAGGATCTGAACTGTAATATGGAGAGGCAGAGCATTTTGGATCAGACAGCTAGGCAGATAGCGGTATTCAGGCATGATGATCCAGAATGTCAAGCATCCAAAGAAATCTTTGCGTTTGATGATCAGGCAGTCCATAACGCACCAAAAACAGCCTGTCACACAGCTTTGGCGGGGACACTGGGTGGTAACTATGAAGTAGACTTTGAATCTTCTGAAGAAACAGACATTTCTTCAACTAAAAATACAGGACAACAAGACAGTCTAAGCAccactaacacaataaatatcCATGGTGACGTTACATCTACAACAGAGGAAAAGAACAAAGCATGGGCTACCTGTGACAAGGATGTGTTTAATACGGATCAAGTTAGGATAGATATGGAGCTGTCAGAAATGGAGAACCGATCTCCAAGTAATGAGGAACTGGAGTCTACCAAAAGTGGAAAAGAATCAATTATAGAATCAGAACAGGTACGTGTTGAAGGAAGAAGCCTCAGTCATATGGAGCCATCAGCCATCACCTTTCCACCATCCAACGAGAACACATCCGACTTGAGCTTTCCAGGAACAAATGACACTCATGAGGTGGTTGTCAAGACATCTGTTTCAGATTCATATGGAAAACTGATAAAAGAAAACAGCGATTCTTTGTTACACGAGTGCAGGAGAATATACCTGGAAACTGATGGCCAGGGATTCAACCTGTTGGATTCAGGGATTGTGTTATCCAAGAAAAAAGACATTGAAGGAGGCCATGCTTTTGTTACATTG AGGAATGGAAAAGAACTTGGAATGAAGACTCTCGAGTCCAACCTGTTCCTCTATTATCAACACggaatacatttttacacaacTAAGGAACTTAACGACACCTGGTTTTACGTAAAAGACAGAATAACCCGAGAAGAAATGATAAtgaaaaag ATTCCTATAACCATTCATTGGGTGAAAATGCTGCATAATTTCTTGTTCCTCCCCTATCACCCCCTGAACCTGGTTCCATATGCTGTGATATATGACAGGAACGGCTTCATACTGTTTCTCATGCAGCACAGACATGTGCTAG TGGCTGTAAACGTACTGAATAATTGGCATCTAAACCTGTAA